In the genome of Deinococcus yavapaiensis KR-236, the window CGATGGTGCGTGGGGTCATACGAGGTCCTGCTTTCTCCCCTGACGGGACGTGAGGGTCGGCCGCATGGGCGGGGGAATGCTTCTTCAGGCGTTCCGAGAGACGTCCTCCCAGGCCTTCCAGGTCTGCACACGGCTCGCGTACACGCCCTGCGCGATGTCGAAGGCCTGCGCGCCGAACAGGATACGCAACGGCGGGTTCTCGCTGTCCACCACCTTCAGCAGCGCCTGCGCCGCCTGCTTCGCATCTCCGTAGGTCATCTGACCCGCCCTTTGCGCCATGGCCTGCCGGAACCCGTCGTACAGCGGGTTGGGCGTGGACCGCGTCGCGGAGCTGCCTGACCAGTCTGTGCCGTAGGAGCCGGGTTCCACGAGCGTCACCTTAATGCCCTGCCCGGCGACTTCCTGCGCGAGCGCCTCGCTCATGCCTTCGAGGGCCCACTTGGAAGCGTGGTAGATGCCCAAGCTCGGGAAAGCGCCGACGCCGCCGATGCTCGAAATCTGAACGATGTGCCCACGTCCCTGCGCGCGCATGATGGGCACGGCCGCTTGCGTCACCCACATCGCGCCGAACAGGTTCGTCTCCATTTGGGCGCGCGCTTCCTCCTCGGTGATTTCCTCGAAGAACCCGAAGTGGCCGTACCCGGCGTTGTTGACAACGACGTCGAGCGCCCCGAAGTGCGCGTGGGCTTGCTGCACGGCGGCGATATCGGCAGCGCGGTCGGTGACATCGAGATGCAAGGGCAGGAACGCGTCTCCGAAGGCACGCAGCCCTTCGAGGTCTTCCACTCGGCGGGCGGTACCGGCGACGCGGTCGCCGCGCTCCAGGGCGGCGCGAGCAAAGGCTTCTCCAAAACCGCGCGAAGCACCCGTGATGAACCAAACTTTCGACATGTAGACCTTCCTTCTCCCCGTGGCGGGGTGTGTGAGACGACGACCGGGGCGCGCGGCCCGGTCCGGCAGGTGAGCGGCGACATGCGCTGCTCAGGGGGAAGTAAGGAGGCCGCGTCCGACGCGGGCGAAGCCTCGATGGATCAAGTCGTGAAAGACGGCGAAGTCCTGGTTGAGGTTCCAACGGGCGAAGGCGGTGCTCATGGCGGTGAAGGCCACGCCCAGCAGAAAGGCGGCGTCCTCGGGGTCGTGACCTTGTGCGGCGAGGCGGGCGCGGAGCCAGTCGGTGAGGAAGGCGGTGAGGCGCGCGCTGGCGTCTTGACCGGCCGCCCCACGGACGGGAACGTCCTGTTGCAGCTGCTTCTGAAGTCGGAGCTTGGTTTCGTAGCCGCCTGTGTAGTCGAGGAAGAACGCTTCGAGCGACACCCATACGGCCTCGTCGGCGGGGCGTGAGGCCATGAAGGCCACCCAACGGTCGCGCTCTTCCGGGTCAGGATCGAAGAGGATGGCTTCCTTGGAGCGGAAGTAGTTGAAGAGAGTCGCGCGGGAGACGTCGGCGGCGTTGGCGATGTCGTCGAGGCTGACGTTGGCGTACCCGCGTTCAGCAATCAGCTGCAGGGCGGCGTGCCGGATGGCACGCCAGGTGTCGAGCTTCTTGCGCTCGCGTCGTCCAAGGGCCGTCTTTTCCTCCACGACTGCAATGTACTCCAAAACTTGGACGAGTACAAGTAAGTACTCGTCCAAAACATGAAAGGTGTCGGGCTCGATATTCAGTCATGGCCGAAGTCAGGCTAGAGGCGCTACTCGCACCAGATTCCCAGCGTCAAGAACCACAATTCGTGGCGGCCGCGCGCTGAAGTTCAGACCGCCTACGGGAGACGAGGCTGAGTTCGAGCGAGTGGTTGGGCCGCGTTTGCTGTGTTGTCAGCCTCGGAGAGAGCCGCTCGCTCATTACTTGCCCTAAGTCGAATTAGATCAGGTAAACACCAAAATGCAAAAGTCGGGCACGCTGCTATACGATGCTCCCATGACGGACCTCACCGTGCACGAAATAAAGATGACCGACCAAGGGCGCATCGTCGTGCCACAAAAACTTCGACGTGACCTCGACTTCGACGCGACCACCCGACTCGTGATGTACCGAGACGGCGACCGCCTCATCCTCGAACGCAAAGGCGACGCGCGCCAACGACTCAGCACACTTGCGACCCTGCTCGCGATCGACACCGACGATCAGGAGAGCGCTCCACATGACGTTTCAGGCGAGGTCGAGTCATAATGATCGTTCTCGACACAGAAACCTTGCGACGCTGGCTCAAAGGAACCCTCGACAGACACGACGCCGCGAGCGGTGACCACACCCTGACCATATCGACCATCGTCCTCACGGAATTGCTCGCACAACTCGTCACGGTCGGTGCGCGACCC includes:
- a CDS encoding SDR family oxidoreductase: MSKVWFITGASRGFGEAFARAALERGDRVAGTARRVEDLEGLRAFGDAFLPLHLDVTDRAADIAAVQQAHAHFGALDVVVNNAGYGHFGFFEEITEEEARAQMETNLFGAMWVTQAAVPIMRAQGRGHIVQISSIGGVGAFPSLGIYHASKWALEGMSEALAQEVAGQGIKVTLVEPGSYGTDWSGSSATRSTPNPLYDGFRQAMAQRAGQMTYGDAKQAAQALLKVVDSENPPLRILFGAQAFDIAQGVYASRVQTWKAWEDVSRNA
- a CDS encoding TetR/AcrR family transcriptional regulator, whose protein sequence is MEEKTALGRRERKKLDTWRAIRHAALQLIAERGYANVSLDDIANAADVSRATLFNYFRSKEAILFDPDPEERDRWVAFMASRPADEAVWVSLEAFFLDYTGGYETKLRLQKQLQQDVPVRGAAGQDASARLTAFLTDWLRARLAAQGHDPEDAAFLLGVAFTAMSTAFARWNLNQDFAVFHDLIHRGFARVGRGLLTSP
- a CDS encoding AbrB/MazE/SpoVT family DNA-binding domain-containing protein, producing MTDLTVHEIKMTDQGRIVVPQKLRRDLDFDATTRLVMYRDGDRLILERKGDARQRLSTLATLLAIDTDDQESAPHDVSGEVES